A genomic segment from Neobacillus sp. YX16 encodes:
- a CDS encoding DUF6241 domain-containing protein — translation MKKLTMTGSIIGILACMVGVYFYFSNDIGLRFNLKKSDPVATKEAQTKIEKGFEAPVSGKVAAEYETMSEEELIQEVHNMTHQKVKADKKWGASEITADKVQKLNEVIQTKDFKKSSHKQMLLDILEPWTTRDFSNAVSAHNRIWAYQKGNIGKATRLLTPQEELEYIEDEFR, via the coding sequence ATGAAGAAATTAACTATGACGGGTTCTATCATTGGGATACTAGCCTGTATGGTGGGAGTCTATTTTTATTTTAGTAATGATATTGGACTGAGATTCAACTTGAAGAAAAGTGATCCCGTTGCAACGAAAGAGGCACAAACGAAAATCGAAAAAGGCTTTGAGGCACCCGTATCAGGCAAAGTAGCGGCAGAATATGAAACCATGAGTGAAGAGGAACTAATCCAAGAGGTCCACAACATGACCCATCAAAAGGTGAAAGCAGACAAAAAATGGGGTGCATCAGAAATCACCGCAGATAAAGTCCAGAAACTAAATGAGGTGATACAAACCAAAGACTTTAAAAAAAGTAGTCACAAACAAATGCTCCTAGACATCCTAGAACCCTGGACAACGCGAGACTTTAGCAACGCAGTAAGCGCTCACAACCGAATTTGGGCCTACCAAAAAGGAAACATCGGCAAAGCCACTAGGCTCCTCACTCCGCAGGAAGAACTAGAATATATAGAGGACGAATTTAGATGA